From Stigmatopora argus isolate UIUO_Sarg chromosome 14, RoL_Sarg_1.0, whole genome shotgun sequence, the proteins below share one genomic window:
- the sh2b1 gene encoding SH2B adapter protein 1 isoform X3: MNGALLTPPSPRAANSSSLPPSPSPSPSPPSPSLLPLLPRPPPLMSPPPLAHPSSLSDTPTPSPSPSLSWTEFCELHARVAAGDFARHFRAFLLENPHYSPDSATAFCRRFTDRFVRHFQSELEGVPPPPAAPGREEPASWAPQSDATSLEEEAASPSSASGGAAPLCPAATGARGGSKPPPVRLVLDNRSGDKFQDPYAHGQVLPPSSSSSCCSSVGGNNGRRDDRGVVTLDGDAPAEEEEDGWPRTASVGEEAEPDEREGESGEGDGPDGPDGSRGPSTPPPCSKSGSGSKNKVKKRFSLRNVGRSVRGSVRGILHWRSASSDSASSPLPASYGYTVGAQDAALARNAGSQPPPPPSSMPVSLSMPLSLPHSSSSSLPPSSSSSATSLSFSDAARDRRRSNGEAGEKDKWSLRLEKLRLTRSPPPVLTPSAASAVLLPAAAPRKVGRLVREGGVSVSSSNDELSAGHAFPGFSFALPLHGPDSNNAAGGGGNVPWRGGRWHKCRLVLREREREGERGEEFYLEFFVPPKASKPRRTVSCGAIVDVRSTTALEVPDKENSFLLRLEGAVQYVIETRDAVQMRAWLSDIRNGVCLSSQEDPDGGVPSEIGGTPEIVDRLSQVCYGGVAGSSPPMEPLPPELPPRAPLDDADARILGGGGASLGTPFAETPDATGSFLFSEGTAGEPLEHPLSECQWFHGTLSRLKAAQLVLAGGPASHGVFLVRQSETRRGEYVLTFNFQGKAKHLRLSLNEDGQCRVQHLWFQSIFDMLEHFRVHPIPLESGGASDVTLISFVGAAAVRQPGRDRAGSRPTVCDVITARHPDSPSTPISDCVLDQQTP, translated from the exons ATGAACGGCGCTCTTTTGACTCCGCCCAGCCCACGGGCCGCAAACTCTTCATCCTTACCCCCGTCGCCCTCCCCCTCACCCTCTCCGCCGTCGCCCTCTTTGCTACCTTTGTTGCCCCGGCCGCCGCCCCTCATGAGCCCACCCCCGCTGGCCCACCCATCCTCGCTGTCGGACACGCCCACTCCTTCGCCCTCACCTTCCCTCAGCTGGACTGAATTTTGCGAGCTCCACGcccgcgtggcggccggcgaCTTTGCGCGGCACTTCCGGGCGTTCCTTTTGGAGAACCCGCACTACTCCCCTGACTCGGCCACCGCCTTCTGTCGACGCTTCACGGATCGCTTCGTCCGCCACTTTCAGAGCGAGTTGGAAGGGGTTCCGCCGCCTCCCGCCGCACCCGGCAGGGAGGAGCCGGCGAGCTGGGCACCCCAGTCGGACGCCACGTCTTTGGAAGAAGAGGCCGCGTCCCCCTCCTCGGCATCCGGGGGCGCCGCCCCGCTTTGCCCCGCCGCTACCGGGGCGCGTGGGGGCTCCAAACCGCCACCCGTTCGCCTTGTGCTGGACAACCGCAGCGGGGACAAATTTCAAGACCCCTACGCTCACGGGCAGGTCCTCCCGCCGTCTTCGTCGTCGTCTTGCTGCTCCTCCGTGGGCGGAAATAACGGCAGGCGGGACGACAGGGGCGTCGTCACGCTAGACGGGGACGCGCCcgccgaagaagaagaagacggctGGCCGAGGACGGCCTCCGTGGGGGAGGAGGCGGAGCCGGACGAGCGGGAAGGCGAGAGTGGCGAGGGGGACGGGCCGGACGGCCCGGACGGCTCCCGGGGACCGTCCACGCCCCcgccttgctccaaaagcgggaGCGGTTCGAAAAACAAAGTAAAGAAGCGCTTCTCGCTTCGCAACGTGGGGCGCAGCGTCCGGGGGAGCGTGCGCGGGATCCTGCACTGGCGAAGTGCGTCCAGTGATTCGGCGTCAAGCCCACTGCCCGCCAGCTACGGTTACACCGTGGGCGCGCAGGACGCCGCTCTAGCCCGGAATGCAGGCTCCCAACCTCCGCCGCCTCCCTCTTCCATGCCCGTGTCACTGTCCATGCCCCTGTCGCTTCCCcactcatcctcatcctccctGCCGCCCTCGTCGTCCAGCAGCGCCACCTCCCTCTCGTTTTCGGACGCGGCTCGGGACCGGAGGCGGAGCAACGGCGAAGCCGGCGAGAAAGACAAGTGGAGCCTACGTTTGGAAAAACTGCGACTGACGCGATCGCCGCCCCCCGTGCTCACTCCGAGCGCCGCCTCCGCCGTGCTGCTGCCCGCGGCGGCGCCGAGGAAGGTGGGCCGGCTGGTCCGGGAAGGCGGGGTCAGCGTCAGTTCATCCAACGACGAGCTGAGCGCCGGTCACGCCTTTCCGGGCTTCTCCTTCGCGCTCCCGCTTCACGGCCCCGACAGCAACAACGCGGCGGGTGGCGGCGGGAACGTGCCGTGGAGGGGCGGGCGCTGGCACAAGTGTCGTCTGGTCCTCCGAGAGCGGGAACGGGAAGGCGAGCGAGGCGAGGAGTTCTACTTGGAATTCTTTGTTCCGCCCAAG GCATCCAAACCGCGGCGGACGGTGTCGTGCGGCGCCATCGTCGACGTTAGGAGCACCACGGCGCTGGAGGTTCCCGACAAGGAGAACAGCTTCCTGCTGCGG CTCGAAGGGGCCGTCCAGTACGTGATAGAAACACGGGACGCCGTCCAGATGAGGGCGTGGCTCAGCGACATACGTAACGGTGTCTGTCTCAG CAGCCAAGAAGATCCCGACGGCGGCGTTCCCTCGGAAATTGGCGGCACGCCGGAGATCGTGGACCGCCTTTCACAAG TGTGCTACGGCGGCGTGGCGGGCTCCTCCCCTCCGATGGAGCCGCTCCCGCCCGAACTGCCACCCCGAGCCCCTCTGGACGACGCTGACGCGCGCATTCTCGGCGGAGGCGGGGCAAGTCTAGGTACGCCTTTTGCGGAGACGCCGGATGCTACAG GTTCTTTCCTTTTCTCCGAGGGGACAGCGGGCGAGCCGCTAGAGCACCCGCTAAGCGAGTGCCAGTGGTTCCACGGCACCTTATCGCGCCTCAAAGCGGCCCAGCTGGTGCTGGCGGGCGGGCCGGCGAGCCACGGCGTCTTCCTCGTGCGCCAAAGCGAGACGCGGCGCGGCGAGTACGTTCTCACCTTCAACTTCCAGGGGAAGGCCAAG CACCTGCGCCTCTCCCTAAATGAGGACGGGCAGTGCCGCGTGCAACACCTTTGGTTCCAGTCCATCTTCGACATGCTGGAGCACTTCCGTGTCCACCCCATCCCGCTGGAGTCAGGCGGCGCCTCCGACGTCACGCTCATCAGCTTTGTTGGGGCGGCGGCGGTTCGGCAGCCAG GGCGCGACCGGGCGGGCAGCCGGCCTACCGTCTGTGATGTCATCACCGCGCGCCATCCCGACTCTCCATCAACCCCCATCTCTGACTGTGT
- the sh2b1 gene encoding SH2B adapter protein 1 isoform X1 → MNGALLTPPSPRAANSSSLPPSPSPSPSPPSPSLLPLLPRPPPLMSPPPLAHPSSLSDTPTPSPSPSLSWTEFCELHARVAAGDFARHFRAFLLENPHYSPDSATAFCRRFTDRFVRHFQSELEGVPPPPAAPGREEPASWAPQSDATSLEEEAASPSSASGGAAPLCPAATGARGGSKPPPVRLVLDNRSGDKFQDPYAHGQVLPPSSSSSCCSSVGGNNGRRDDRGVVTLDGDAPAEEEEDGWPRTASVGEEAEPDEREGESGEGDGPDGPDGSRGPSTPPPCSKSGSGSKNKVKKRFSLRNVGRSVRGSVRGILHWRSASSDSASSPLPASYGYTVGAQDAALARNAGSQPPPPPSSMPVSLSMPLSLPHSSSSSLPPSSSSSATSLSFSDAARDRRRSNGEAGEKDKWSLRLEKLRLTRSPPPVLTPSAASAVLLPAAAPRKVGRLVREGGVSVSSSNDELSAGHAFPGFSFALPLHGPDSNNAAGGGGNVPWRGGRWHKCRLVLREREREGERGEEFYLEFFVPPKASKPRRTVSCGAIVDVRSTTALEVPDKENSFLLRLEGAVQYVIETRDAVQMRAWLSDIRNGVCLSSQEDPDGGVPSEIGGTPEIVDRLSQVCYGGVAGSSPPMEPLPPELPPRAPLDDADARILGGGGASLGTPFAETPDATGSFLFSEGTAGEPLEHPLSECQWFHGTLSRLKAAQLVLAGGPASHGVFLVRQSETRRGEYVLTFNFQGKAKHLRLSLNEDGQCRVQHLWFQSIFDMLEHFRVHPIPLESGGASDVTLISFVGAAAVRQPDLTSRPRSPPQPPPLPPGRPPPPSPPQERAQTTETEAATAPSGGTAEERDGRDAPPRQTEAAEEDEPEAARPPARAVDNQYSFF, encoded by the exons ATGAACGGCGCTCTTTTGACTCCGCCCAGCCCACGGGCCGCAAACTCTTCATCCTTACCCCCGTCGCCCTCCCCCTCACCCTCTCCGCCGTCGCCCTCTTTGCTACCTTTGTTGCCCCGGCCGCCGCCCCTCATGAGCCCACCCCCGCTGGCCCACCCATCCTCGCTGTCGGACACGCCCACTCCTTCGCCCTCACCTTCCCTCAGCTGGACTGAATTTTGCGAGCTCCACGcccgcgtggcggccggcgaCTTTGCGCGGCACTTCCGGGCGTTCCTTTTGGAGAACCCGCACTACTCCCCTGACTCGGCCACCGCCTTCTGTCGACGCTTCACGGATCGCTTCGTCCGCCACTTTCAGAGCGAGTTGGAAGGGGTTCCGCCGCCTCCCGCCGCACCCGGCAGGGAGGAGCCGGCGAGCTGGGCACCCCAGTCGGACGCCACGTCTTTGGAAGAAGAGGCCGCGTCCCCCTCCTCGGCATCCGGGGGCGCCGCCCCGCTTTGCCCCGCCGCTACCGGGGCGCGTGGGGGCTCCAAACCGCCACCCGTTCGCCTTGTGCTGGACAACCGCAGCGGGGACAAATTTCAAGACCCCTACGCTCACGGGCAGGTCCTCCCGCCGTCTTCGTCGTCGTCTTGCTGCTCCTCCGTGGGCGGAAATAACGGCAGGCGGGACGACAGGGGCGTCGTCACGCTAGACGGGGACGCGCCcgccgaagaagaagaagacggctGGCCGAGGACGGCCTCCGTGGGGGAGGAGGCGGAGCCGGACGAGCGGGAAGGCGAGAGTGGCGAGGGGGACGGGCCGGACGGCCCGGACGGCTCCCGGGGACCGTCCACGCCCCcgccttgctccaaaagcgggaGCGGTTCGAAAAACAAAGTAAAGAAGCGCTTCTCGCTTCGCAACGTGGGGCGCAGCGTCCGGGGGAGCGTGCGCGGGATCCTGCACTGGCGAAGTGCGTCCAGTGATTCGGCGTCAAGCCCACTGCCCGCCAGCTACGGTTACACCGTGGGCGCGCAGGACGCCGCTCTAGCCCGGAATGCAGGCTCCCAACCTCCGCCGCCTCCCTCTTCCATGCCCGTGTCACTGTCCATGCCCCTGTCGCTTCCCcactcatcctcatcctccctGCCGCCCTCGTCGTCCAGCAGCGCCACCTCCCTCTCGTTTTCGGACGCGGCTCGGGACCGGAGGCGGAGCAACGGCGAAGCCGGCGAGAAAGACAAGTGGAGCCTACGTTTGGAAAAACTGCGACTGACGCGATCGCCGCCCCCCGTGCTCACTCCGAGCGCCGCCTCCGCCGTGCTGCTGCCCGCGGCGGCGCCGAGGAAGGTGGGCCGGCTGGTCCGGGAAGGCGGGGTCAGCGTCAGTTCATCCAACGACGAGCTGAGCGCCGGTCACGCCTTTCCGGGCTTCTCCTTCGCGCTCCCGCTTCACGGCCCCGACAGCAACAACGCGGCGGGTGGCGGCGGGAACGTGCCGTGGAGGGGCGGGCGCTGGCACAAGTGTCGTCTGGTCCTCCGAGAGCGGGAACGGGAAGGCGAGCGAGGCGAGGAGTTCTACTTGGAATTCTTTGTTCCGCCCAAG GCATCCAAACCGCGGCGGACGGTGTCGTGCGGCGCCATCGTCGACGTTAGGAGCACCACGGCGCTGGAGGTTCCCGACAAGGAGAACAGCTTCCTGCTGCGG CTCGAAGGGGCCGTCCAGTACGTGATAGAAACACGGGACGCCGTCCAGATGAGGGCGTGGCTCAGCGACATACGTAACGGTGTCTGTCTCAG CAGCCAAGAAGATCCCGACGGCGGCGTTCCCTCGGAAATTGGCGGCACGCCGGAGATCGTGGACCGCCTTTCACAAG TGTGCTACGGCGGCGTGGCGGGCTCCTCCCCTCCGATGGAGCCGCTCCCGCCCGAACTGCCACCCCGAGCCCCTCTGGACGACGCTGACGCGCGCATTCTCGGCGGAGGCGGGGCAAGTCTAGGTACGCCTTTTGCGGAGACGCCGGATGCTACAG GTTCTTTCCTTTTCTCCGAGGGGACAGCGGGCGAGCCGCTAGAGCACCCGCTAAGCGAGTGCCAGTGGTTCCACGGCACCTTATCGCGCCTCAAAGCGGCCCAGCTGGTGCTGGCGGGCGGGCCGGCGAGCCACGGCGTCTTCCTCGTGCGCCAAAGCGAGACGCGGCGCGGCGAGTACGTTCTCACCTTCAACTTCCAGGGGAAGGCCAAG CACCTGCGCCTCTCCCTAAATGAGGACGGGCAGTGCCGCGTGCAACACCTTTGGTTCCAGTCCATCTTCGACATGCTGGAGCACTTCCGTGTCCACCCCATCCCGCTGGAGTCAGGCGGCGCCTCCGACGTCACGCTCATCAGCTTTGTTGGGGCGGCGGCGGTTCGGCAGCCAG
- the sh2b1 gene encoding SH2B adapter protein 1 isoform X2: MSPPPLAHPSSLSDTPTPSPSPSLSWTEFCELHARVAAGDFARHFRAFLLENPHYSPDSATAFCRRFTDRFVRHFQSELEGVPPPPAAPGREEPASWAPQSDATSLEEEAASPSSASGGAAPLCPAATGARGGSKPPPVRLVLDNRSGDKFQDPYAHGQVLPPSSSSSCCSSVGGNNGRRDDRGVVTLDGDAPAEEEEDGWPRTASVGEEAEPDEREGESGEGDGPDGPDGSRGPSTPPPCSKSGSGSKNKVKKRFSLRNVGRSVRGSVRGILHWRSASSDSASSPLPASYGYTVGAQDAALARNAGSQPPPPPSSMPVSLSMPLSLPHSSSSSLPPSSSSSATSLSFSDAARDRRRSNGEAGEKDKWSLRLEKLRLTRSPPPVLTPSAASAVLLPAAAPRKVGRLVREGGVSVSSSNDELSAGHAFPGFSFALPLHGPDSNNAAGGGGNVPWRGGRWHKCRLVLREREREGERGEEFYLEFFVPPKASKPRRTVSCGAIVDVRSTTALEVPDKENSFLLRLEGAVQYVIETRDAVQMRAWLSDIRNGVCLSQEDPDGGVPSEIGGTPEIVDRLSQVCYGGVAGSSPPMEPLPPELPPRAPLDDADARILGGGGASLGTPFAETPDATGSFLFSEGTAGEPLEHPLSECQWFHGTLSRLKAAQLVLAGGPASHGVFLVRQSETRRGEYVLTFNFQGKAKHLRLSLNEDGQCRVQHLWFQSIFDMLEHFRVHPIPLESGGASDVTLISFVGAAAVRQPDLTSRPRSPPQPPPLPPGRPPPPSPPQERAQTTETEAATAPSGGTAEERDGRDAPPRQTEAAEEDEPEAARPPARAVDNQYSFF; encoded by the exons ATGAGCCCACCCCCGCTGGCCCACCCATCCTCGCTGTCGGACACGCCCACTCCTTCGCCCTCACCTTCCCTCAGCTGGACTGAATTTTGCGAGCTCCACGcccgcgtggcggccggcgaCTTTGCGCGGCACTTCCGGGCGTTCCTTTTGGAGAACCCGCACTACTCCCCTGACTCGGCCACCGCCTTCTGTCGACGCTTCACGGATCGCTTCGTCCGCCACTTTCAGAGCGAGTTGGAAGGGGTTCCGCCGCCTCCCGCCGCACCCGGCAGGGAGGAGCCGGCGAGCTGGGCACCCCAGTCGGACGCCACGTCTTTGGAAGAAGAGGCCGCGTCCCCCTCCTCGGCATCCGGGGGCGCCGCCCCGCTTTGCCCCGCCGCTACCGGGGCGCGTGGGGGCTCCAAACCGCCACCCGTTCGCCTTGTGCTGGACAACCGCAGCGGGGACAAATTTCAAGACCCCTACGCTCACGGGCAGGTCCTCCCGCCGTCTTCGTCGTCGTCTTGCTGCTCCTCCGTGGGCGGAAATAACGGCAGGCGGGACGACAGGGGCGTCGTCACGCTAGACGGGGACGCGCCcgccgaagaagaagaagacggctGGCCGAGGACGGCCTCCGTGGGGGAGGAGGCGGAGCCGGACGAGCGGGAAGGCGAGAGTGGCGAGGGGGACGGGCCGGACGGCCCGGACGGCTCCCGGGGACCGTCCACGCCCCcgccttgctccaaaagcgggaGCGGTTCGAAAAACAAAGTAAAGAAGCGCTTCTCGCTTCGCAACGTGGGGCGCAGCGTCCGGGGGAGCGTGCGCGGGATCCTGCACTGGCGAAGTGCGTCCAGTGATTCGGCGTCAAGCCCACTGCCCGCCAGCTACGGTTACACCGTGGGCGCGCAGGACGCCGCTCTAGCCCGGAATGCAGGCTCCCAACCTCCGCCGCCTCCCTCTTCCATGCCCGTGTCACTGTCCATGCCCCTGTCGCTTCCCcactcatcctcatcctccctGCCGCCCTCGTCGTCCAGCAGCGCCACCTCCCTCTCGTTTTCGGACGCGGCTCGGGACCGGAGGCGGAGCAACGGCGAAGCCGGCGAGAAAGACAAGTGGAGCCTACGTTTGGAAAAACTGCGACTGACGCGATCGCCGCCCCCCGTGCTCACTCCGAGCGCCGCCTCCGCCGTGCTGCTGCCCGCGGCGGCGCCGAGGAAGGTGGGCCGGCTGGTCCGGGAAGGCGGGGTCAGCGTCAGTTCATCCAACGACGAGCTGAGCGCCGGTCACGCCTTTCCGGGCTTCTCCTTCGCGCTCCCGCTTCACGGCCCCGACAGCAACAACGCGGCGGGTGGCGGCGGGAACGTGCCGTGGAGGGGCGGGCGCTGGCACAAGTGTCGTCTGGTCCTCCGAGAGCGGGAACGGGAAGGCGAGCGAGGCGAGGAGTTCTACTTGGAATTCTTTGTTCCGCCCAAG GCATCCAAACCGCGGCGGACGGTGTCGTGCGGCGCCATCGTCGACGTTAGGAGCACCACGGCGCTGGAGGTTCCCGACAAGGAGAACAGCTTCCTGCTGCGG CTCGAAGGGGCCGTCCAGTACGTGATAGAAACACGGGACGCCGTCCAGATGAGGGCGTGGCTCAGCGACATACGTAACGGTGTCTGTCTCAG CCAAGAAGATCCCGACGGCGGCGTTCCCTCGGAAATTGGCGGCACGCCGGAGATCGTGGACCGCCTTTCACAAG TGTGCTACGGCGGCGTGGCGGGCTCCTCCCCTCCGATGGAGCCGCTCCCGCCCGAACTGCCACCCCGAGCCCCTCTGGACGACGCTGACGCGCGCATTCTCGGCGGAGGCGGGGCAAGTCTAGGTACGCCTTTTGCGGAGACGCCGGATGCTACAG GTTCTTTCCTTTTCTCCGAGGGGACAGCGGGCGAGCCGCTAGAGCACCCGCTAAGCGAGTGCCAGTGGTTCCACGGCACCTTATCGCGCCTCAAAGCGGCCCAGCTGGTGCTGGCGGGCGGGCCGGCGAGCCACGGCGTCTTCCTCGTGCGCCAAAGCGAGACGCGGCGCGGCGAGTACGTTCTCACCTTCAACTTCCAGGGGAAGGCCAAG CACCTGCGCCTCTCCCTAAATGAGGACGGGCAGTGCCGCGTGCAACACCTTTGGTTCCAGTCCATCTTCGACATGCTGGAGCACTTCCGTGTCCACCCCATCCCGCTGGAGTCAGGCGGCGCCTCCGACGTCACGCTCATCAGCTTTGTTGGGGCGGCGGCGGTTCGGCAGCCAG